From the genome of Candidatus Eremiobacteraceae bacterium, one region includes:
- the rplI gene encoding 50S ribosomal protein L9, translating into MKVILKSDVKGIGKAGAVAEVAEGYGRNYLLPRGLAMEATSGSLAQLAVTRQAKERRDEKALAEARALAATLESRPVEIHAKGGERGKLFGAVTNSQIAEALRTAFAIDVDRHKIDLADPIKAAGEYTCAVKLVPGVTAKVIVRVVAGA; encoded by the coding sequence GTGAAAGTCATCCTCAAGTCGGATGTCAAGGGAATTGGCAAAGCCGGCGCAGTCGCTGAGGTGGCCGAAGGCTACGGCCGCAACTATCTCTTGCCTCGCGGGCTTGCGATGGAAGCCACGAGCGGTTCGCTTGCGCAACTGGCCGTCACGCGTCAGGCTAAAGAGCGGCGCGATGAAAAAGCGCTCGCCGAGGCGCGCGCTCTCGCCGCGACGCTTGAGAGCAGACCCGTCGAGATCCACGCCAAGGGCGGCGAGCGCGGTAAACTCTTCGGCGCGGTGACGAATTCGCAGATCGCCGAAGCGTTGCGCACCGCCTTTGCGATAGACGTCGATAGGCATAAGATCGATCTCGCTGATCCCATCAAGGCCGCCGGCGAATATACTTGCGCCGTCAAGCTCGTGCCCGGCGTCACGGCAAAAGTCATCGTGCGCGTCGTCGCCGGCGCCTAA
- the dtd gene encoding D-aminoacyl-tRNA deacylase, with translation MRAVVQRVTSASVAVSGTVVGEIGRGFLALIGVARDDGDADIELMASKIAGLRIFDDASGDMNLGLRDVDGAILAVSQFTLYGDARRGRRPSFIEAAPGEAAREIFDNVVARLRREGLTVATGEFGADMQVRLVNDGPVTILLDSRKSF, from the coding sequence ATGAGAGCGGTCGTCCAGCGCGTCACTTCCGCGAGCGTCGCTGTCTCCGGCACGGTCGTCGGCGAGATAGGCCGCGGTTTTCTTGCATTGATCGGCGTCGCCCGCGACGACGGCGACGCCGACATCGAGCTCATGGCATCGAAGATCGCCGGCTTGCGCATCTTCGACGACGCGTCCGGCGACATGAATCTGGGCTTGCGCGACGTCGATGGCGCGATACTCGCCGTCTCGCAATTCACGCTATACGGTGACGCGCGTCGCGGGCGGCGTCCGTCCTTTATCGAAGCGGCGCCCGGCGAAGCGGCGCGCGAGATCTTCGATAACGTCGTGGCGCGGCTGCGCCGCGAAGGCCTGACGGTAGCCACCGGCGAGTTCGGCGCGGACATGCAGGTCCGGCTCGTCAACGATGGCCCCGTGACCATTCTCCTCGACTCGAGAAAGTCGTTTTGA
- a CDS encoding TlpA disulfide reductase family protein, translated as MKRSLVVIAMIGIAAAAFALAYAHRAGVARALGRVAGGEPAQIAIGRPFPPVNLVTPDSKPVDFAPERGRVTFVNVFATWCPPCRAETPDLVRFAADAAKHGIAVIGIDRAESARQVDAFRRQYGIKYPYLIDSGRDTKTVLGARAMPTTIVVDAGGIVRADVTGPLQYDALERLAAAASH; from the coding sequence GTGAAGCGTTCGCTCGTCGTCATCGCGATGATCGGCATCGCTGCGGCGGCGTTTGCGCTTGCCTATGCGCATCGCGCAGGAGTAGCGCGCGCCCTCGGTCGCGTCGCGGGCGGCGAGCCCGCGCAGATCGCGATCGGCCGGCCGTTCCCGCCGGTCAATCTCGTCACGCCTGACAGTAAGCCGGTGGATTTTGCGCCGGAGCGGGGGCGCGTCACCTTCGTGAACGTTTTTGCGACGTGGTGTCCTCCGTGCCGTGCCGAAACTCCGGACCTCGTGCGCTTCGCGGCTGACGCCGCCAAACACGGCATCGCGGTCATCGGGATCGATCGCGCGGAGAGCGCGCGTCAGGTGGACGCATTCCGGAGACAGTATGGGATCAAGTATCCGTACCTTATCGACAGCGGACGCGATACGAAGACGGTGCTGGGTGCGCGCGCGATGCCGACGACGATCGTGGTCGACGCAGGCGGCATCGTCCGGGCAGATGTGACGGGCCCGCTCCAGTACGATGCGTTGGAACGCCTCGCCGCCGCCGCTTCACACTGA
- the dnaB gene encoding replicative DNA helicase produces the protein MNTLERIPPQNLDAEQAVLGALMVDRELMSAVGEIVQRSDFYAPHNATIFHSLQNLYERGEPIDKVSVAEELRRRNLLEEVGGVEFLSRLLESVPTTASAEYYARVVAEKAVLRSLIGAGSRIAQIGFEPSDDVDETLDRCEQMIFEIGRRQGGGFVLVKDLLKPAFELIDKLYHQKGQVTGVPSGFHRLDQFTAGFQPGELIIIAARPSMGKTSLCLNVAMHAARDADKATAVFSLEMSNEQLVQRFLSSEAKLDAQRLRTGNIKDEEWGHITAAMGVLAEVPIYIDDSAALTVSEIRSRCRRLKANTGLDLIIVDYLQLLRSTNQRVTSRVEIIDEICRGLKALSKELKVPVIALAQLNRSPEMRNDKRPMLSDLRESGGIEQEADVVAFIYRDEYYNPPTPENENLAEIIIAKQRNGPTGTVFLRFDKKYTTFSDVDLDHTPP, from the coding sequence ATGAACACCCTCGAGCGCATACCGCCGCAGAATCTCGACGCCGAGCAGGCGGTGCTCGGCGCGCTGATGGTAGACCGCGAATTGATGTCGGCGGTCGGCGAGATCGTGCAGCGTTCTGATTTCTACGCCCCGCACAACGCCACGATTTTTCACAGCTTGCAAAATCTCTACGAACGCGGCGAACCGATCGACAAGGTGTCCGTCGCGGAAGAACTGCGGCGCCGCAACCTGCTCGAAGAGGTCGGCGGCGTCGAGTTCTTGAGCCGGCTATTGGAATCGGTCCCCACGACCGCGTCGGCCGAGTACTACGCGCGCGTCGTCGCCGAAAAAGCGGTGCTGCGGTCGTTGATCGGCGCGGGAAGCCGGATCGCGCAGATCGGGTTCGAGCCGTCCGATGACGTGGACGAAACCCTCGACCGCTGCGAGCAGATGATCTTCGAGATCGGGCGCCGCCAAGGCGGCGGGTTCGTGTTGGTCAAGGACCTGCTCAAGCCGGCCTTCGAGTTGATCGACAAGCTCTATCACCAGAAAGGTCAGGTCACCGGCGTACCTTCGGGATTCCATCGTCTGGACCAGTTCACGGCGGGCTTCCAGCCGGGTGAGCTCATCATCATCGCGGCGCGACCATCCATGGGCAAGACATCGCTCTGTCTGAACGTCGCGATGCACGCCGCGCGCGATGCCGACAAGGCCACAGCCGTCTTTTCGCTGGAGATGAGCAACGAACAGCTCGTACAACGATTTCTCTCCAGCGAAGCCAAGCTCGATGCGCAGCGTCTGCGCACCGGCAACATCAAAGACGAGGAGTGGGGGCATATCACGGCGGCCATGGGCGTTCTGGCTGAAGTCCCGATCTACATCGACGATTCGGCCGCGCTCACGGTGAGCGAGATCCGATCGCGCTGCCGGCGGCTCAAGGCGAATACGGGTCTTGACCTGATCATCGTGGACTATCTGCAGCTGCTGCGTTCGACCAACCAACGCGTGACGAGCCGCGTGGAGATCATCGACGAGATCTGCCGCGGTCTCAAAGCACTTTCGAAGGAGCTCAAGGTGCCGGTCATCGCGCTTGCGCAGCTCAACCGCTCGCCCGAGATGCGCAACGACAAGCGGCCGATGCTTTCGGATCTTCGCGAGTCCGGCGGCATCGAACAAGAGGCGGACGTCGTGGCCTTCATCTACCGCGACGAGTACTACAACCCGCCGACGCCCGAGAACGAGAATCTGGCCGAGATCATCATCGCCAAGCAGCGCAATGGCCCCACCGGCACGGTCTTTCTGCGCTTCGACAAGAAATACACGACGTTCTCTGACGTGGACCTGGACCACACGCCGCCATAA
- a CDS encoding arsinothricin resistance N-acetyltransferase ArsN1 family B: MEIRPVILDDAEQIAAIYAPIVEHTSISFEERAPSVSEMRERIRSNTITYPWLVATSGDDVLGYAYASAHMDRAGYRWSVNSSIYVREDARGRGTGKTLYAELFRLLEQRRFHAVFAGIALPNDASIALHRSLGFALVGIYREVGFKFGAWFDTSWWQRRLSAEPRDDRPSRPSEGTR; this comes from the coding sequence ATGGAGATCAGACCGGTGATTCTCGACGACGCCGAACAGATCGCTGCGATATACGCGCCGATCGTCGAGCACACGTCCATATCATTCGAAGAGCGCGCTCCAAGTGTCTCGGAGATGCGCGAAAGGATCCGGTCGAATACCATTACGTATCCATGGCTCGTCGCAACGTCGGGCGATGACGTTCTCGGCTACGCATATGCGAGCGCCCATATGGACCGGGCTGGCTACCGCTGGTCGGTGAACTCGAGCATCTACGTACGAGAAGACGCCCGCGGTCGCGGAACCGGCAAGACTCTCTACGCTGAACTCTTCCGGCTGCTCGAACAGCGGCGTTTCCACGCGGTCTTCGCCGGTATCGCGCTTCCGAACGACGCTAGCATCGCGCTGCATCGCAGCCTCGGATTTGCGCTTGTCGGGATCTATCGTGAAGTCGGCTTCAAGTTCGGCGCGTGGTTCGATACTTCGTGGTGGCAGCGCCGCCTATCGGCTGAGCCAAGAGATGACCGACCGTCCCGACCATCGGAGGGGACGAGGTGA
- a CDS encoding single-stranded DNA-binding protein, with protein MAGSYNHIVLVGRLVADPELRQTQDGTQVCSFRIAVDRPKRRDAAEKQTDFFGVSVWRQRAEIAAKYMQKGKSVLVSGRLQIREYTDRDNNKRTAVEVTADDFQFMDSRSDGDGGGARPRAAAPQSATGTELPTYEYSDADEEVPF; from the coding sequence ATGGCCGGTTCATACAATCATATCGTCCTCGTCGGGCGGCTTGTCGCCGATCCGGAACTGCGTCAGACGCAGGACGGCACGCAAGTCTGCTCGTTCCGCATCGCGGTTGACCGCCCGAAGCGACGCGACGCGGCCGAAAAGCAGACCGATTTCTTCGGCGTTTCGGTGTGGCGTCAGCGAGCTGAGATCGCTGCGAAGTACATGCAGAAAGGCAAGTCGGTCCTCGTCTCGGGGCGGCTGCAGATCCGCGAATACACCGACCGCGACAACAACAAACGGACGGCGGTTGAAGTCACAGCCGACGACTTCCAATTCATGGATTCGCGCAGCGACGGCGACGGCGGCGGAGCGCGCCCGCGCGCTGCGGCACCGCAGAGCGCGACCGGCACGGAACTGCCCACCTACGAATACAGCGACGCCGACGAAGAAGTCCCGTTCTAG
- the rpsF gene encoding 30S ribosomal protein S6, which produces MAHYEITYILRPALEDPQVDEVAAHFSTVAKDNGGSEIAPERMGKKRLAFEIQKLREGHYVCMKFDGTADCAKEIVRQMRLHENIMRALLIRL; this is translated from the coding sequence GTGGCGCATTACGAAATCACGTATATTCTTCGCCCAGCCCTTGAAGATCCGCAAGTCGACGAGGTGGCGGCGCATTTCTCCACAGTCGCAAAAGACAATGGCGGCTCGGAGATCGCTCCTGAACGCATGGGCAAGAAGCGGCTGGCCTTCGAGATCCAAAAACTCCGCGAAGGTCACTATGTCTGCATGAAATTTGATGGAACGGCTGATTGCGCGAAAGAGATCGTGCGGCAGATGCGGCTCCACGAAAACATCATGCGGGCACTGCTCATCCGCCTGTAG
- a CDS encoding multicopper oxidase domain-containing protein: MSLRFASILLFVVGIVFASVQPSQATVRTYYIAADEVVWNFAPSGRDLIAQKPLPPLLPLQLGWQYRKAIYREYTDATFTHLKPRAASDAYLGLIGPVIHAVVGDTVVVVFKNNARFPLTVHAHGLFYTKSSEGAPYLDGIPASYKPGDGVPPGKTFTYTWQVPTRAGPGPGDGSSVLWMYHSHADEVRDVNTGPIGPIVVTAKGMARPDGTPKDVDREVFAMFAEYDESSSRYFASNVADPRLNPRHVKAAGPFLFDDMLWTINGFSYGNMPMPTMRLGQHVRWYVMSTMSDFDFHTPHWHGQTVVSNGMRTDLIQLSPMSMVVADMTPDNPGTWLFHCHVNVHLAGGMEARYQVLP; the protein is encoded by the coding sequence ATGTCCTTACGCTTTGCGTCTATTTTGCTTTTTGTCGTCGGAATCGTCTTCGCCAGCGTGCAGCCGTCTCAAGCCACCGTGCGAACATACTATATCGCGGCGGACGAAGTCGTCTGGAACTTCGCGCCAAGCGGTCGAGACCTCATCGCGCAAAAGCCGTTGCCGCCGCTATTGCCGCTGCAGCTGGGCTGGCAATATCGAAAGGCGATATATCGCGAATACACCGACGCGACGTTCACGCACCTCAAACCGCGCGCCGCGTCCGACGCATACTTGGGTCTCATCGGCCCCGTCATTCACGCCGTGGTCGGCGATACGGTTGTCGTCGTCTTCAAAAACAACGCCAGGTTCCCGCTGACCGTCCACGCGCACGGTCTGTTCTACACGAAGTCATCCGAGGGAGCGCCGTATTTGGATGGGATTCCGGCGTCGTACAAACCCGGCGACGGTGTGCCGCCGGGCAAGACGTTCACGTATACCTGGCAAGTTCCGACGCGCGCCGGACCCGGACCCGGCGACGGTTCTTCAGTGCTCTGGATGTATCACTCGCATGCGGATGAAGTGCGGGATGTCAACACCGGCCCCATCGGACCGATCGTGGTGACTGCAAAGGGGATGGCGCGGCCGGACGGTACGCCGAAGGACGTGGATCGCGAAGTGTTCGCGATGTTCGCGGAGTACGACGAAAGCTCGAGCCGATACTTCGCATCGAACGTCGCGGACCCCCGATTAAATCCACGCCACGTCAAGGCGGCTGGGCCATTCCTCTTCGACGACATGCTCTGGACGATCAACGGCTTCTCGTACGGCAACATGCCGATGCCCACGATGCGCCTCGGCCAGCATGTCCGCTGGTACGTCATGTCGACGATGAGCGACTTCGACTTTCACACGCCGCATTGGCACGGACAGACGGTCGTGTCGAACGGCATGCGAACGGATCTCATACAACTCTCGCCGATGTCGATGGTCGTGGCCGATATGACTCCCGACAATCCGGGGACTTGGCTCTTCCATTGCCACGTCAACGTGCATTTGGCCGGCGGGATGGAAGCTCGCTATCAGGTGCTGCCATGA
- the rpsR gene encoding 30S ribosomal protein S18 produces MPPAKSKTKKRAAKDRKPKRKVCSFCVEKIEDLDYKDAPRLRKYVSERGKILPRRISGNCARHQRALTDAVKRARVIALMPFAAD; encoded by the coding sequence ATGCCCCCAGCAAAGTCGAAAACCAAGAAACGCGCAGCCAAGGATCGCAAGCCGAAGCGTAAGGTCTGTTCGTTCTGCGTCGAAAAGATCGAGGATCTCGACTACAAGGACGCGCCGCGGCTGCGCAAGTACGTCTCGGAACGCGGCAAGATCTTGCCGCGCCGTATTTCCGGCAATTGCGCGCGGCACCAGCGCGCCCTCACCGACGCGGTGAAGCGCGCGCGTGTGATCGCACTCATGCCGTTCGCAGCCGACTAA
- a CDS encoding sulfotransferase: MSIPKPVKRFVRSQFFDAGGIDKTVFLAGSHRSGTTWAAAMLNFDNRYRDMYEPFNGERVAQTALFTYGLYLRPDDPAPPYAAAAESVLAGRIRNETVDRRNKRFFATSRIVKETHANLWIAWLHRRFPSVRIVLLVRHPFAVAHSRRVKSWPTRLDPFLEQQALLDDHIAPFRDLIGGARGEFEQHVANWCVQHYVPFRQLRRGDAHVLFYEHLCCEPARTLQEVCEYLGRPYSTTALEMLAKPSFTARDESPIRSGTARLVDEWRDSVSSAEVDAGMRLLRAFSLDTVYGEGPMPLTPDPLRPL, from the coding sequence ATGTCCATTCCCAAACCGGTCAAACGCTTCGTGCGTTCGCAATTCTTCGACGCGGGCGGAATCGACAAGACCGTCTTTCTCGCGGGCTCGCACCGCAGCGGCACGACCTGGGCCGCTGCCATGCTGAACTTCGACAATCGCTACCGCGACATGTACGAGCCGTTCAACGGCGAGCGCGTCGCGCAAACGGCGCTCTTCACGTACGGACTGTACCTTCGGCCGGACGATCCCGCGCCGCCATACGCTGCGGCGGCCGAAAGCGTGCTGGCCGGTCGTATCCGTAATGAGACGGTCGACAGGCGTAACAAACGGTTCTTCGCGACGAGCCGCATCGTCAAAGAAACGCACGCCAATCTTTGGATCGCGTGGCTTCATCGCCGATTTCCTTCCGTGCGTATCGTCTTGCTCGTGCGCCACCCGTTTGCGGTCGCCCACTCTCGGCGCGTCAAGAGCTGGCCAACGCGGCTTGACCCGTTCCTAGAGCAGCAGGCGCTCCTCGACGACCATATCGCGCCGTTTCGTGACCTGATCGGCGGCGCTCGCGGCGAGTTCGAACAGCATGTCGCGAATTGGTGCGTCCAGCACTACGTTCCTTTCCGGCAACTGCGGCGCGGCGACGCGCACGTGTTGTTCTACGAACACCTTTGCTGCGAGCCGGCTCGCACGCTGCAGGAGGTGTGCGAATATCTCGGCCGACCCTACAGCACGACCGCGTTGGAAATGCTCGCGAAACCGTCGTTCACCGCGCGCGATGAAAGCCCGATCCGCAGCGGCACCGCTCGCCTCGTGGACGAATGGCGCGATAGTGTGTCGTCCGCGGAAGTTGACGCGGGCATGCGCCTGCTGCGCGCCTTTTCGCTTGATACCGTCTACGGAGAAGGCCCGATGCCGCTCACGCCCGATCCGCTCCGGCCTCTTTAG
- the alr gene encoding alanine racemase: MKQPRLTVDSSAIERNVEAWRRIVAPRMLWPVVKSDAYRMGAATVAQLCVRAGAPRVAIVDVDEASALRAAGVDVPLVHVATTPSDVLADAVHLNVIPTVEDVGAARALSAIAQWRGGRVRAHVAVDTGTGWSGVPAWRTPAFASAVSDLDGIDWEGAWTHVASRESLHDQSVAFAGALASLRLAGLAVPIAHIGSTGPVVWGCGGDAVRIGIGLYGASLGDASIATQLKTAVEVHATVVAYKRFDVATPLGYGGHDVAQPGDAVATLRLGYADGMPRKRSTSGVVRLRGAACRIAGAIGMNFTMVFVPPEIRDVLNVGDDALVMGEADGVRLDDLAAAADVTPHEVIVGFGAALR, translated from the coding sequence TTGAAGCAGCCGCGTCTCACGGTGGACTCGTCTGCGATCGAACGCAACGTCGAAGCGTGGCGGCGCATCGTCGCGCCGCGCATGCTCTGGCCCGTGGTGAAGTCGGATGCATATCGCATGGGTGCGGCGACCGTCGCGCAACTCTGCGTGCGAGCGGGCGCGCCCCGTGTGGCCATCGTGGACGTGGATGAAGCGTCCGCTTTGCGCGCCGCCGGAGTGGACGTTCCGCTCGTCCACGTCGCGACCACGCCGAGCGATGTCCTCGCCGACGCCGTGCACCTGAACGTGATCCCTACGGTTGAAGACGTCGGCGCTGCGCGCGCGCTATCGGCGATCGCGCAGTGGAGAGGCGGTCGCGTCCGCGCGCACGTTGCGGTCGACACGGGCACCGGATGGAGCGGCGTGCCGGCGTGGCGGACCCCAGCGTTTGCTTCCGCGGTTTCCGATCTTGACGGCATCGACTGGGAAGGCGCGTGGACGCACGTCGCAAGCCGTGAGTCGCTGCACGATCAATCGGTGGCGTTTGCGGGAGCGCTCGCTTCGCTTCGGCTCGCCGGGCTTGCCGTGCCGATCGCGCACATCGGATCGACGGGCCCAGTCGTGTGGGGCTGCGGAGGCGACGCGGTGCGGATCGGCATCGGGCTGTATGGGGCTTCGCTCGGCGACGCGTCGATAGCGACGCAGTTAAAAACGGCCGTCGAAGTGCATGCGACGGTCGTCGCGTACAAACGCTTCGACGTCGCCACGCCGCTCGGGTACGGCGGGCACGACGTCGCTCAGCCTGGCGATGCCGTCGCCACGCTCCGGCTCGGGTATGCGGATGGGATGCCTCGAAAACGCTCGACGAGCGGCGTCGTCCGGCTGCGCGGCGCGGCGTGCCGGATAGCCGGCGCGATCGGCATGAACTTCACGATGGTGTTCGTTCCGCCGGAGATCAGAGATGTGTTGAACGTCGGCGACGATGCGCTCGTGATGGGCGAGGCCGACGGCGTGCGGCTCGATGATCTCGCGGCGGCCGCCGATGTGACGCCGCACGAGGTTATCGTCGGCTTCGGCGCCGCCCTCCGCTAA
- the lonC gene encoding Lon family ATP-dependent protease, translated as MAKIQNENAVGRQVTALFEMLAGLLGPDKLVLKAGKLDALSLMRSKSLTKRMLALQRLVFEDPTIDKLPALSSMPSALAAVEEELADMIAQRTVEEDIEKKVGVKMAERHRDYIKDLKLEALKEDGGPETSSTLKKKEDLDALERRGLPSSALAVLRPAKLEDVVGQDAAVRALLAKIASPFPQHVILYGPPGVGKTTVARLALEAAKAASYSPFAADAPFVEVGGSTLRWDPREITNPLLGSVHDPIYQGTRRDFAEGGVPEPKLGLVTKAHGGVLFIDEIGELDPMMQVKLLKVLEDKRVTFDSSYYDESDANVPAYVKKLFADGAPADFVLVGATTRQPEEIDPAVRSRCAEVYFMPLAQSQIAEIARRAAVRLQATLDEGTADRIAEYTLEGRMAVQVMADAFGVALYRASRRPEQAADTVRVTDADVLEVIHSRRLSRHTPVRASARREVGKAFGLGVHRFMGSLIEFEAVSFKSARAGKGAVRFNETAGSMAKDSVFNATSVIRAVCGVDPADYDLHVNVVGGGAIDGPSAGLAVFSCLYSALRVASIPQDVAMTGEVGIGGAVRPVGGIPEKLFAARAAGMRAALVPRENEHDVPQELRGMDVVLVSDVREALAALGVELPPNQ; from the coding sequence GTGGCGAAGATCCAAAACGAGAACGCGGTAGGCCGTCAGGTGACGGCGCTCTTCGAAATGCTCGCCGGTCTCCTGGGCCCCGATAAACTCGTGCTGAAAGCCGGCAAGCTCGACGCGCTGTCGCTCATGCGCAGCAAGTCGCTGACGAAGCGGATGCTCGCGCTGCAGCGCCTCGTCTTCGAAGACCCCACGATCGACAAACTTCCTGCGCTCTCGTCTATGCCGAGCGCGCTCGCCGCCGTGGAAGAAGAACTCGCGGACATGATCGCGCAGCGCACGGTCGAAGAAGATATCGAGAAGAAGGTCGGCGTGAAGATGGCGGAGCGCCATCGCGACTACATCAAAGATCTCAAGCTCGAGGCGCTCAAGGAAGACGGCGGCCCAGAGACTTCGAGCACGCTGAAGAAGAAGGAAGACCTCGACGCGCTCGAGCGGCGCGGCCTTCCGTCGTCCGCGCTCGCCGTGCTTCGGCCTGCGAAACTTGAGGACGTGGTCGGACAAGACGCGGCTGTGCGGGCGCTCCTCGCCAAAATTGCGTCTCCCTTTCCACAGCACGTCATTTTATACGGGCCGCCCGGTGTCGGCAAGACGACCGTCGCGCGGCTGGCGCTCGAAGCGGCCAAAGCCGCATCGTACTCGCCGTTCGCAGCCGACGCGCCGTTCGTGGAAGTCGGCGGATCGACGCTGCGCTGGGATCCGCGCGAGATCACCAATCCGTTGCTCGGCTCGGTCCACGATCCGATCTATCAGGGGACGCGGCGCGATTTCGCCGAGGGCGGCGTGCCTGAGCCGAAGCTCGGTCTTGTGACCAAAGCGCATGGCGGAGTGCTTTTCATCGATGAGATCGGCGAACTCGATCCGATGATGCAAGTGAAGCTGCTGAAGGTGCTTGAAGACAAGCGCGTCACGTTCGATTCATCCTATTACGACGAATCCGACGCAAACGTCCCTGCCTACGTGAAAAAGCTGTTCGCCGACGGGGCGCCGGCCGACTTCGTGCTTGTCGGCGCGACGACACGCCAGCCGGAAGAGATCGATCCCGCCGTCCGCTCGCGATGCGCCGAAGTCTATTTCATGCCGCTCGCGCAAAGCCAGATCGCCGAGATCGCGCGACGTGCTGCGGTGCGGCTGCAGGCGACGCTCGACGAAGGCACGGCCGACCGCATCGCCGAGTACACGCTCGAAGGGCGCATGGCGGTGCAAGTCATGGCCGATGCGTTCGGCGTGGCGCTCTACCGCGCGAGTCGCAGGCCCGAGCAGGCCGCCGACACCGTCCGCGTGACGGACGCCGACGTGCTGGAAGTCATCCACAGCCGGCGCCTGAGCCGTCACACACCCGTTCGCGCCTCGGCGCGCCGCGAAGTCGGCAAAGCGTTCGGTCTCGGCGTCCATCGGTTCATGGGGAGTCTCATCGAGTTTGAGGCAGTTTCATTCAAGTCCGCGCGCGCCGGAAAAGGCGCGGTGCGCTTCAACGAGACCGCCGGTTCCATGGCGAAGGACTCCGTCTTCAACGCCACGTCCGTCATCCGAGCAGTCTGCGGCGTGGACCCGGCGGACTACGACCTGCACGTCAATGTCGTGGGCGGCGGCGCGATCGATGGCCCGTCTGCCGGGCTCGCGGTATTTTCGTGTCTCTATTCCGCTTTGCGCGTCGCTTCTATCCCGCAGGACGTGGCGATGACCGGCGAAGTGGGCATCGGCGGTGCCGTGCGGCCGGTCGGCGGCATCCCCGAAAAACTGTTCGCGGCGCGGGCAGCCGGCATGCGCGCGGCGCTCGTGCCGCGCGAGAACGAGCACGACGTGCCGCAAGAATTGCGCGGCATGGATGTGGTCCTTGTGTCCGACGTCCGCGAGGCGTTGGCTGCGCTCGGCGTCGAACTGCCGCCGAACCAATGA
- a CDS encoding sulfotransferase, whose translation MPTIAGVAKQLSRLRGQMFVDTSRQHRDSVLISSIQRSGTTWFSDVINYDNAYRSMYEPFHNRYVPEVKHFKIWQYLRPEDDRPEFLEPATAIFEGRARNGWISAYNTRMIARRRLIKDVRSLMMIGWIRQHFPDMPVIVLLRHPCAVLSSLLRLQWHRNAAEIILSQPQLMADHLEPFRAEIESASGDAENHLVGWCANYYVALRQLAGRRVFVAFYERFLAQPRNEIARLFAFLGRPFDDRVFEQMKVPSVQARVTRSGDASAVLTGGDVLEGWRKYVTAEQTDRALALLRRFGLDAIYGAETMPLVSDLTAFGIPAGD comes from the coding sequence ATGCCCACGATCGCAGGCGTTGCAAAACAGCTCAGCCGCCTTCGCGGCCAGATGTTCGTCGACACAAGCAGACAGCACCGCGACTCGGTCCTGATCAGCTCGATCCAGCGCAGCGGAACGACGTGGTTCAGCGACGTCATCAATTACGACAACGCTTATCGATCGATGTATGAACCGTTCCACAACCGGTACGTACCCGAGGTCAAGCACTTCAAGATCTGGCAGTATCTACGCCCGGAGGATGACCGGCCGGAGTTTCTCGAGCCCGCGACCGCCATATTCGAAGGGCGCGCTCGCAACGGCTGGATCAGCGCGTACAATACGCGCATGATCGCGCGCCGCCGTCTGATCAAAGACGTCAGGTCGCTCATGATGATCGGCTGGATTCGTCAGCACTTCCCGGATATGCCGGTCATCGTGCTGCTGAGGCATCCGTGCGCGGTCTTGAGTTCGCTCTTGCGCTTGCAATGGCACCGCAACGCCGCAGAGATCATCTTGTCGCAGCCGCAGCTCATGGCGGATCATCTCGAACCCTTTCGCGCGGAGATCGAATCCGCATCCGGCGACGCCGAGAACCACCTCGTCGGATGGTGTGCGAACTACTACGTCGCGCTGCGGCAGCTCGCCGGAAGGCGCGTCTTCGTGGCGTTCTACGAGCGCTTCTTGGCTCAACCGCGCAACGAGATCGCGCGGCTCTTCGCATTTTTGGGGCGGCCCTTCGACGATCGCGTCTTCGAGCAGATGAAAGTGCCGTCCGTTCAGGCGAGAGTGACCCGCAGCGGGGACGCAAGCGCGGTCTTGACCGGCGGCGACGTGCTCGAGGGCTGGCGAAAATACGTCACGGCCGAGCAGACGGATCGCGCGCTCGCGCTGCTCAGACGATTCGGCCTTGATGCGATCTATGGGGCAGAGACCATGCCTCTCGTGAGCGACCTCACGGCGTTCGGAATTCCGGCCGGCGACTAA